One segment of Manihot esculenta cultivar AM560-2 chromosome 4, M.esculenta_v8, whole genome shotgun sequence DNA contains the following:
- the LOC110612744 gene encoding thionin-like protein 2, with the protein MEERRARSLMVIFVVLGMAVGQSAASFGGCYKSCFLKCIITPPGNSPISCGVKCLKDCIIPSSLTTSTAKEQTHYFCNFGCASSLCTNFSTKQDPGEENVTKCVDSCSTRCSKNFSP; encoded by the exons ATGGAGGAAAGAAGAGCTAGATCTCTTATGGTGATTTTTGTGGTGTTGGGTATGGCTGTCGGGCAGTCTGCTGCTTCATTCGGCGGTTGCTACAAGAGCTGCTTCCTTAAATGTATAATTACTCCTCCCGGTAATTCTCCCATTTCATGTGGCGTTAAGTGCTTGAAAGATTGCATCATTCCATCATCCCTCACCACTTCAACTGCCAAAGAGCAAACCCATTACTTCTGCAACTTTGGTTGTGCTTCCTCTTTGTGCACCAACTTCAGCACCAAACAAGACCCAG GGGAAGAGAATGTGACAAAGTGTGTGGATTCTTGCTCGACCAGATGTTCCAAGAACTTCTCACCATGA